The following coding sequences lie in one Polluticoccus soli genomic window:
- a CDS encoding class I SAM-dependent methyltransferase, with translation MSCKHRLIRGRVDKGLLDKFGAGFEFNMQDPKDYSSISPSAKSLLLMKGYTNIPYAQQTAALMQGPEIFDLNFDEKDFWFWIRVMHFESRYWSIDQLLQQTDIKNILELSSGYSLRGLDLCAKDQTIHYIDTDLPEVIADKQQMIDHLGLNKEMLQGKLELQPLNALDEDAFNAVVSRFDGPVNIVNEGLLMYLNMEEKVRLCQTIHNVLKQRGGCWITADIYVKRSTEMRAELPQSKSEAAFMEQHNVEENKFDGYEAAAEFFNAQGFEVVKEAVPDNEKLSVLPQVLKVLPEEWRNSKEPPPKIQATWMLKAV, from the coding sequence ATGAGTTGCAAACACCGGTTGATAAGAGGACGGGTTGACAAGGGATTATTAGATAAATTTGGTGCAGGATTCGAATTCAATATGCAAGACCCAAAAGATTATAGCAGCATCAGTCCATCGGCAAAATCGCTTTTGCTGATGAAAGGTTATACGAACATACCTTATGCACAGCAGACAGCAGCCTTGATGCAGGGCCCCGAGATTTTTGATCTGAACTTTGATGAGAAAGACTTTTGGTTCTGGATACGCGTGATGCATTTTGAAAGCCGCTACTGGAGTATCGACCAGTTGTTGCAGCAAACGGATATAAAGAATATTCTCGAATTATCGTCGGGTTATTCGTTGCGTGGACTGGACCTATGCGCCAAAGACCAAACGATACACTATATCGACACCGACCTGCCCGAAGTAATAGCAGATAAGCAGCAAATGATCGACCATCTTGGGTTGAATAAGGAAATGCTACAAGGCAAGCTGGAGCTGCAGCCGCTGAATGCTTTGGATGAGGATGCATTCAATGCCGTTGTCTCACGGTTTGACGGACCGGTCAATATAGTGAACGAAGGGCTGTTGATGTACCTGAACATGGAGGAGAAAGTGCGCTTGTGTCAAACCATCCATAACGTATTGAAGCAACGAGGTGGCTGCTGGATAACCGCCGACATCTATGTTAAACGTTCTACAGAGATGCGCGCAGAACTACCCCAAAGTAAAAGTGAAGCGGCTTTTATGGAGCAACACAACGTAGAGGAGAATAAGTTTGACGGCTATGAAGCTGCAGCTGAGTTCTTCAACGCGCAAGGTTTTGAAGTGGTGAAGGAGGCTGTGCCTGACAATGAAAAGCTGAGTGTGCTGCCTCAGGTGCTAAAAGTCCTTCCCGAAGAATGGCGCAATAGCAAAGAGCCTCCCCCCAAGATACAGGCTACATGGATGCTGAAGGCGGTGTGA